ATTAGacttatacgtctaactccgatgagttagactgtacgtctaattccgtgtattcattagactacccgtctaattctttacacgtctattagacttacacgtctaactccgatgagttagactgtacgtctaattctattagactcacgtctaattccgtgtattcattagactacccgtctaattctttacacgtctattagacttacacgtctaactccgatgagttagactgtacgtctaattctattagactcacgtctaattccgtgtattcattagactatccgtctagttctttacacgtctattagacttacacgtctaactccgatgagttagactgtacgtctaattctattagactcacgtctaattccattagactattAGATTGCCCGTCTAACtctgttgagttagactgtgcgtctaattccattagacctgcgtctaattttatgcgaatggagatcaaaatcggtctaatgaccctcattagatccaagtctaataacatgcTGTCTCAATACACAtgtattgaaacttataaattatttcatcatcaaaatatgaggggataaattatttcaacacttagtcaaaataatttgacccaacagtctttgatgtttcagagaTACGAGTCGCGATGTTGCGAAAGAGATAATGCTTATTTCGAAAAATGGAAATGATTcatcttaagaaaaaaaaatcaacaaataaagataagtctttattgtatataaatatgttgattattaatacatattttcttatgttgttaaagcttaattttataagctaatatattttgatataaaatttttcttaaagaactttaatatgtatatttattatataaatattatatataaaataaattagaacataattaatttaatttgttctagttttattttgaagatttatttggttattaaaattattaataataatgaatgaaaataagaaagtaactaatatgttatctttcattattttataaaatttatggtgttaaaattaattataattgaaacatatggttttagttttaaaataattaattataatatataccttctttttaattaagcaatataattaataagaatatggtagaaagatttaataaacaaagtgagatgatatctttatttatacattgttttatatattacattttattatggtaataagttatcgttttaaatgtgcatatattcatttgttgacagagtctagtcaaatatgaagtatgagttgtctctagaaagaagacaaaaggtcataaaagcggtacaataatgaaatggcgcattggcgcagtggttcaaagttcagacaCGCAAGGAGGCGAAAGGTACCTAGTTCGAATCTCATtttagtcaatgatttctttcgtAGAAATCTAGTCACTTATGGTTTCTTTCGTAGAAATCtaatgtgttaaaaaatgacactagtcatttatgacgaaaccattcaaatttcttgtagaAATCTAGTCACTAGTTAAAAtcactttagtcattgatgttgaaactatattgaaaccattctaatttcttgtgcagaaataatatgagatgaaggatagtcaatgatttttcTTGATAAAAATCAGACTTGCTAAATTGACtctagtcattgatgttgaaatcactgcaatttcttgtgtaaaaaatTGTGAGATGAATGATATCTGatatatgattttaatcatggatgttgaaatcattttaatttcttctatagaaattattaaatgtgaATTGGCACACTTAACGATTCCTTAAGTGCTGGagccattctaatttcttgtgtagaaattatagaaatttaatttgccaaaatgatgttgttattaatattttgaggcatttaaatttcttgagattaaataagttatttgtgttagaacttattataatcatgcatttaaaaagacacgactatgttagtcgaaTTTGTCTTTGCAaaaattgtctcggtgagaacaatttaccaaaagttatttttgagcatgcatagtcgttttacgtcgattattgttcaaaatatggcaatgtaagtgcttcaattaagatatgaaatatatttataattatattttatttgattacgttgctaagtgattatttgtatatatatcatgcatattagttaataatatgatgattcgtgttcattcataatatgtttatatagtcattaatatacatatatgaataaagatcaattataaatgcattttgttttaatataaaattctaatttttttttcataaaactatttgtcttttggtatacaaaacttttatgaaaagttaaagtcatataattaattaagaaacggacgaattgatgacatgaataattatttataacaattagttatttatatttgattaaagataaattgtcaattattgatgtattttagaaagatatttgtttaatgatatatgaagtaattataatatatatgacatatcatttgattatgttattcgattatatatttgatatacatggttcaatttcatcataaaaacttacttaatttgataattttgaaattaaataattacaagcaaagtcttgtttgatttgagaataatgtggcaaacgtgccaatattacgggatgcaaacgtgcaaccggaaataaatgtttaagcgacttcggtcaaagatgcttgaaacattatgatttcttttgtagaaatcatgtgatatggtgaatatttatttgattaaatattctaacttcttttatagaaattaagtgttgaaataaatattttaattaattaaatattttttaatttcttatgtagagattatgtgaagaatgatttatatatgaataaacattctaatctcttgtatataaattatattttattcaattaaatatttatgatatagttatcttattcattgaatgataagtataacaaaagaaatctgTAAAAGAACtatgtgacaatttcttgattagaaaatcattgatttaaatcatacaaatgtgtgtgatttaaaaaggataccaacacgaatgtggggcaaatatttttattgattataacacaaaaataattgtgtatattatgataaatgtaaaaattatttgttgttaGAAAAgttctatataaaatataaagttgcacaactttataaaaagaaaaaaaataacaagaaaataccttgtttatatttgctgagttggtgttcaaatcgatattttagatttgaggattttgaaatcaagagacgtgtcatattttgacattattttcataaaactttgaagaatcaatgtcttcaaaatgattttatgaaataaatgaaaaagaaagtttataaagtcttgatatgacttataacaaattttataataatgatatgaaaatttgatcatacttttattaaaaagtggatgtgacaattatatatatcatgaagacaatgaaaattatttcattacgtgtcttttgtacgatatttttatcgttgaaaattacgataaaaaagattaaatccattaaggatttgaattgaactacacgaaatatcatgttgttatcaaatgatatattgatattattaaatgaaagactttacgtcttaaagtgaatatgtttatacttagaagtgcaatccacgtatggaaatcttctaaaaaacttatgatggatagattaaacgttataatctatattttttacttatgtcaaaaataaaatatctttatgtaaaataattaatcgtttacacgaaggaaaaatagttcaaagatattttgtctactagttagccaagtaaacaatattttcataaaaaattaaatgataagcatgtacgaatgactatgtttcttattagaagatgtttcaaggttaactaagaatgtaccaacataaatttctaattactgTGATAGTAATtcgaaattggacaagcttagagtcaatgacaagtctaaacatgcacgtcttagacataatgtcattagactatactctctaatggagttatcaaatttgactatgtaagtcaaatataacattgtggatccactaataagattattgaatagagagatagttcgaagtcttttgagacattagcctactataagtcggtatgaaggaaaacccaacctatgcagactggagatcccaagaactaggttcaatgggacaacctaattgtactgaattggaaaattattgttgaggattaatcctataacgaaacaatacatattttgacgaggataagcataacacttttaataattctttgtgagcaaagagatcacctatgtgagggagaagtggggccgcttcgaaagaattgtacggctcaattctagatactctcacagaaccaggcgcgtgttccatggccaaaacggacacaaccatgagagcttgacatgtatcagggagaattctatgtgaaagtgtgtaatcatttacacaaaaggcagaatagttcaaggacatcgagtctactaataagctagtaaagttatatgctttcacatgggaaggttcaaagggttacacctatctatcctatgtagaattcaactattgaaccttcaccgggttaatctttcaatttccattcatgtgggggattgttggaatttagactatgtagattatttccattatatgaatggaaatgagaattcaaaaacaattctgagaatgggtgagtcccaagaataaaatcgagttagtggatttgtccacattggaaaaatagcaaaatgtagcatttttccattaatccaagtggggtttaatttatttgcataatgcattttattgcataaaaataaataatatatttggattaaatattaattaaaggagtcagttaaatgggtattaatatcaatgtgcaaatgagaaattatcaaatcaaatgcaatgataaatgcatacgtttgaaacatttcacatgaaattgatgaaaatgcaattaattgcattaattgattttattcctacgttaaaaaaatagtcattatgttgattggctaatttatctatatatatctcaattgatcacacgtTGTGAAGAAGAGACATAACAATTGCAGAATTACATAGTTTATATCTTTTAATCAccctaaatgaattttaattggttttattttcaacatcacaagaagctagctacttcttagtttttcagaaaaaccttccattgatcattttaattgtggcttcacacaattctgctttgatcccggtgatagttcatgTACGTAGGTCAAGTTtgttgtgtagtgattctgattctgaatcactactagattcgttgtaccctgggagacaaccatctacgataagctccagcacaaacaggagacggtggaactgttttaagggaaatgtgctaagcacatgcctcgaatcaacatctcaatcggtgatttcgttctttgtatatcttatttatttttatttatttgtaacaccattttatatatattttctgttatttcaagacaagaatacTAACAATTTTAGTTCcattagttttgaaatgatgaatatagtcaaacataaccaaaacaagaacatcattcaagctCTATAACAATTTTGaagataaaattgaaaattttcaaaaattcagtTTGATTAAATATGATCGGGATGATGTTATAGTGATCTGAAAACCattctaacatgtttacaaacatgtttagcaactatttgaataaaaaaacaagattaaaactcaagaacatgaattttaaaaaatccagattttcaaatcaaattttcgGTTTATTAGTTTATGGTTGATCAAATCcctttcaacagaaagttcatatAACATATAGAGattaattctaaaaaagaaattacataattaaactCTAGAACACATCAAACCGAATTACAAAGGATCTGGATGCTTACAAatagttggagaacactccaaggAGTTGTTAGAAGCTATCTTAAAGCCTGGAACCAAGTTTTGATCGTCGGAGATGGTTTTCACAATAAGCAGTTCTTGGCCGGAATTTGGTTATTTAATTTCGATTGTAATATGtgttatttgtttgatgatcTGATAGAGAATCACCTAAGAACTATTTATACTAGCTTTAGGTCGGTTGAGgtcaattcaattctaatttgaTCATCGAAAGTTCTATTCCTAATTATATCCCCATTCGTGGCAGCCTAGTTCTAGGGGAAGATAAGGTTAATAGGCATATGACTATTGAAGGCGAGGATAAGGCGAGCAAGTGggtgaaaaaaaatcaaaggatAAAGTGGAAAAATGACAGAATTATCCCTTCTAAAAGGATCGCCGACGATAAATCGCGATTCCTTCGAACTCCCAGCATCAACAAAGAAGACGCCtaaaacgacgtcattttggTTTAATGAACGCGTCGTTAAGTGTTTCGTTGGAGCTCCGTCCGCGCCAGGTTGAACGGGATAACGGGTTAGCggcctatttgaatatatatttgaatatttgaatatattatttatttttaaatattaaccacctatttgttttcataattatttataaatcattaataataaatagctcgctatttaattaaaatttataattttaatattttgagttaaaataatttgaatttttatcgacttaatcttaaaaattaataaactatttaaataaaatattatttattttaaaataaatttatatattgatttctaaaaacttttacaaatatataattttaaaattcaattaaaataaaaataaataattaggtaaaaaaatgacttaatagttaaattgtttgatatataaaattaaattttataattttaaaaaacaattacatttataaattaatatatatatatatatatatatattaaaatataaaattatattattattgtaaatttcatatatttaattaattattagataaattatatgaaaataaaagattaaaatgaatataaagaaatgaataaaaagaaaagaataataGAAATACAGATGAGTGAATTTTAAATGTCATATggatgagagataaaataatgtatatatgtTAAACCTAAATTGTCtttcaaatttgtttgtttatttgtttttaaatattatcctaatcaatttaatattttaaaaataattatttattttattatcatatattattattttttaaatctttttattaaaaatattcactACTTTAAAATTATCTCACCTactatgttttttaaataaactaaatttattttaataaattcaaacctAACTTGATATAACTTTGTATAATAACTTTGagcttattttaataaagtttgatatttatttattattattattattttttataggaagacttaaaaaataaaataaaaaataattatataatattctaaaaaaaaataattaaccaatTAAGtgctataattaattaaataccggataaaatgataattgaatgtgattataaaattttataataaaaagaaaccgaagaagctttaaagttaaaaattaatacaaacaGATTATTAGGGTcacatttgattaaaaaataatcaattaaatttgatgtttaAACTCAATTATTTCTATACCTTACTAGTTATTCCTCAGGTTAAACTTATAATTTGAAcaacaaaaactttataatcaaacaaatttaactttataaagattgttaacattataaattaataaaaaatgtaaaagatgAATTTTAAGATAggtaaaatgtttttttttttatgtttttttaattgtttcattTGTGTTTTCAAACCCAAAAATGCCATTTGATGTTTGAAAGAGATGAATCAAactaatcctaattaattaattaattaattaatgaacgAGAATGGAGTCATGATTACTCTTTCTTCGTGTGTTATCTATAAATCTTGTTTGAATTTGCAATGTGAACTAGGtagaaatattaataatggGAGGAATTATCTTTAACGATGAAGAATCCGGTGTTGATTCACCATATTCATCATCAAATGAAGCTGCTGCTGATGATGATCTTCATCGAACAGTTCTCTTGGTCGGGCAAACTGGAAACGGCAAAAGTGCAACTGGGAACTCCATATTGGGGAGAAAAGCCTTCCTTTCAAAGACTAGCTCATCCAGTGTTACACTTACTACTCAACTACACCAAATCCACTTTCCAAACTCTCAAACTCTTACTGTTATTGATACACCTGGTAAGTATATATGTATGTAATATCaacattcattcatttattGTCCTCGAATTTAATCATTTGCATGCACATTCAGGATTATTTGATTGTTCATATGACCATGGCTTTATTGGAAGTGAAATACTCAAATGCTTCGTTATGGCTGGTGCTGGTGTTCATTCTATCCTGCTTGTTTTCTCTCTGAAAAATCGGTTTTCTAAGGAAGAAGAAGCCATTATTCACTGTCTCAAGGATTTCTTCGGAGAAAAGATCTATGACTACATGATTGTTGTATTTACCGCCGGAGATGACTTTGATGAGGATGAAGAATCATTTGAAGACTATTTGGGTCGTCAGAACTCTAAATCTCTTAAGGTACGTATGTTGTTAagtttctttcttaatttcccAGATTCTGAATTATATGTTGTTTCTTCATGCAGGAAATCCTTCGTGTCTGTAACAATCGTAACGTTTTATTTGATAACAGGACAAAGGATAAAGAGAAGCAAACTCAACAACGAAAGAATCTTCTTGCAATGGTGGAAGAAGTCATGAATTCAAATGGGGGCCGACCATATACAAATGAAATATTTCaggtatattatatattttttttattattaactgATATTTTATGAAACATGTACAATTTAATTCTAATGCTGCATGCAGATAGCAGCCATGAAATTCCAAGATCAGAAAGAACGAATCAAGCAGTTGGATCAAGTGGTGGAAAAGAGGCATAATGAATATGAAGAACAGTTAAAGCGGATAACTCAGATGGTTGAATCAAAGATGATTGAAACAACTTTGAATCTTAAGCAACAATTGGCACAAGAAATTTCACTGTTAAAAGCTGAAAATGATGCTCaaaaaactaagttcaaattcTTGAGTGAATTAATGGGTACTAGTCTAAAGAATGGCTTGGACAAGGCATGTCGTGTGCTTGGAAACTGGCAATGCACCATTATGTGATGATGATCATCATAATCATGTATGAATGAACTATTTTGTATGGGCAGGCTAATGTTTACTTTTCGTTTTTGAATATCAAGTTTAGTTTTTACTATTGTAATTGAACTTCCAAGG
Above is a window of Impatiens glandulifera unplaced genomic scaffold, dImpGla2.1, whole genome shotgun sequence DNA encoding:
- the LOC124917691 gene encoding immune-associated nucleotide-binding protein 9-like, which encodes MGGIIFNDEESGVDSPYSSSNEAAADDDLHRTVLLVGQTGNGKSATGNSILGRKAFLSKTSSSSVTLTTQLHQIHFPNSQTLTVIDTPGLFDCSYDHGFIGSEILKCFVMAGAGVHSILLVFSLKNRFSKEEEAIIHCLKDFFGEKIYDYMIVVFTAGDDFDEDEESFEDYLGRQNSKSLKEILRVCNNRNVLFDNRTKDKEKQTQQRKNLLAMVEEVMNSNGGRPYTNEIFQIAAMKFQDQKERIKQLDQVVEKRHNEYEEQLKRITQMVESKMIETTLNLKQQLAQEISLLKAENDAQKTKFKFLSELMGTSLKNGLDKACRVLGNWQCTIM